The proteins below are encoded in one region of Macaca nemestrina isolate mMacNem1 chromosome 10, mMacNem.hap1, whole genome shotgun sequence:
- the LOC105484150 gene encoding fibroblast growth factor 23 has product MWTVEFFLFDVTLLPFKSLMAKRREFSLGSSHQLLAREKEKASEAWARRVPTGVSGFNLSTSHSEQGMMLGARLRLWVCALCSVCSMSVIRAYPNASPLLGSSWGGLIHLYTATARNSYHLQIHKNGHVDGAPHQTIYSALMIRSEDAGFVVITGVMSRRYLCMDFRGNIFGSHYFNPENCRFRHWTLENGYDVYHSPQHHFLVSLGRAKRAFLPGMNPPPYSQFLSRRNEIPLIHFNTPRPRRHTRSAEDDSERDPLNVLKPRARMTPAPASCSQELPSAEDNSPVASDPLGVVRGGRVNTHAGGTGPEACRPFPKFI; this is encoded by the exons ATGTGGACAGTGGAGTTTTTCCTGTTTGATGTCACACTGCTACCCTTTAAAAGTCTGATGGCAAAAAGGAGGGAATTCAGTCTAGGATCCTCACACCAGCTACTTGCAAGGGAGAAGGAAAAGGCCAGTGAGGCCTGGGCCAGGAGAGTCCCGACAGGAGTGTCAGGTTTCAATCTCAGCACCAGCCACTCAGAGCAGGGCATGATGTTGGGGGCCCGCCTCAGGCTCTGGGTCTGTGCCTTGTGCAGCGTCTGCAGCATGAGCGTCATCAGAGCCTATCCCAATGCCTCCCCATTGCTCGGCTCCAGCTGGGGTGGCCTGATCCACCTGTACACAGCCACAGCCAGGAACAGCTACCACCTGCAGATCCACAAGAATGGCCACGTGGATGGCGCACCCCATCAGACCATCTACA GTGCCCTGATGATCAGATCAGAGGATGCTGGCTTTGtggtgattacaggtgtgatgaGCAGAAGATACCTCTGCATGGATTTCAGAGGCAACATTTTTGGATCA CACTATTTCAACCCGGAGAACTGCAGGTTCCGACACTGGACGCTGGAGAACGGCTACGACGTCTACCACTCTCCTCAGCATCACTTTCTGGTCAGTCTGGGCCGGGCGAAGAGGGCCTTCCTGCCAGGCATGAACCCACCCCCCTACTCCCAGTTCCTGTCCCGGAGGAACGAGATCCCCCTCATCCACTTCAACACCCCCAGACCACGGCGGCACACCCGGAGCGCCGAGGACGACTCGGAGCGGGACCCCCTGAACGTGCTGAAGCCCCGGGCCCGGATGACCCCGGCCCCGGCCTCCTGCTCACAGGAGCTCCCGAGCGCCGAGGACAACAGCCCGGTGGCCAGCGACCCGTTAGGGGTGGTCAGGGGCGGTCGGGTGAACACGCACGCTGGGGGAACGGGCCCGGAAGCTTGCCGCCCCTTCCCCAAGTTCATCTAG